In the Nitrospirales bacterium LBB_01 genome, one interval contains:
- a CDS encoding helix-turn-helix transcriptional regulator: MDLKKRIGDYIVQLMAQYQLTYRMLATVLGISPGRLSSYCNAKELPRADVLIKLADIGGITVDDLLRTNKPPVHKELIISASGLSSVTPANSYIYKNGDLTDTQAAIVQDMAEEIVELERETSGKPKSLAAVYNAVSKHFKVQYYRQIKETEFQKVESYLLRWKGKLKKAKASPDKDILIRRKKRCSDILSITKKELGWTRKGLDNYIYEIYGVNSITDLEDSQLEHLYSKVSAMKG; the protein is encoded by the coding sequence ATGGATTTAAAAAAAAGAATAGGAGATTACATAGTCCAGCTGATGGCTCAATACCAGCTGACATATCGGATGCTTGCGACCGTGTTGGGAATAAGTCCTGGCAGGTTATCATCGTATTGTAATGCAAAAGAGCTGCCGCGAGCGGATGTTTTAATAAAACTTGCCGATATCGGAGGAATTACGGTGGATGATCTCCTTAGGACAAACAAACCACCTGTGCATAAAGAACTGATAATATCAGCCTCCGGCCTATCCAGCGTGACACCTGCTAACAGCTACATATACAAAAACGGTGATTTGACTGACACACAAGCGGCAATTGTTCAGGACATGGCAGAGGAAATAGTGGAGCTTGAGAGAGAAACCAGTGGTAAGCCAAAAAGCCTTGCGGCTGTCTATAATGCCGTCAGTAAACATTTTAAAGTTCAATATTACAGACAAATTAAGGAGACTGAATTTCAAAAAGTTGAGTCATATCTGTTAAGGTGGAAGGGTAAATTAAAAAAGGCAAAAGCATCGCCTGATAAGGACATTCTGATACGTAGAAAAAAGCGTTGCTCGGACATTTTGTCTATAACTAAAAAGGAGCTGGGCTGGACCAGGAAAGGACTGGACAATTATATATACGAAATTTACGGAGTTAACTCAATAACCGATCTGGAGGATAGTCAACTGGAACACTTGTACTCTAAGGTGTCGGCAATGAAAGGTTAA
- a CDS encoding glycosyltransferase family 9 protein codes for MTKSKKSPLNNGYLYLNKKVIILLKLIDLLTTQFFTKRNMPEHINKILVVKPDHAGDVLMMTSVLSLIKDRFPSCEIDVLCGSWAKDILTGNPFIGKIITLNHFMLNRNKTNFPAKIIRHMFDYLKALVKLRVEKYDIAFVLRAYGGNLLSLLRLADVKYITGHPTGGFGALLDYSAKWTVGLHEVQHYLEVLNAAGINAKLSELHYELFTEPADEKTVTNIINDTIRSPFVVIHPGAGDSRKMMSSESWARIIEKIDSTYKIAFTGTSSESPLFSDIISHIKRDTVNLMGKLSIKELYLLYKRADCVYTVESLSAHIAGCAGVKTIVFCGGINDITQWRPLGHNVEIVRKSLDCSPCLSGCADMDCIRL; via the coding sequence ATGACTAAATCCAAAAAATCTCCGCTAAATAACGGCTACCTATACTTAAACAAAAAGGTTATCATATTATTAAAATTAATTGATTTATTAACCACCCAGTTTTTCACAAAAAGAAATATGCCGGAGCATATCAATAAAATCCTTGTTGTCAAACCCGATCATGCCGGAGATGTTTTAATGATGACATCGGTATTATCACTTATTAAAGACAGATTTCCGTCCTGCGAAATTGACGTTCTCTGCGGCAGTTGGGCGAAAGATATACTAACAGGTAATCCATTTATCGGAAAAATCATAACGCTCAATCATTTCATGTTAAACAGAAACAAGACAAATTTTCCGGCAAAAATTATACGACACATGTTTGATTATTTAAAAGCGCTAGTTAAATTAAGAGTGGAAAAATACGACATAGCTTTTGTGCTGAGAGCTTATGGCGGTAATTTGCTCAGTCTCCTTCGTTTGGCTGACGTCAAATATATTACAGGACATCCAACCGGAGGCTTTGGTGCGCTTTTAGATTATTCGGCAAAATGGACAGTAGGGCTTCATGAGGTACAACACTATCTTGAGGTTCTAAACGCTGCCGGTATTAATGCCAAACTAAGTGAACTCCACTATGAACTTTTCACAGAACCTGCCGATGAAAAAACTGTTACCAACATAATTAATGACACAATCAGAAGCCCATTTGTGGTAATTCATCCCGGAGCTGGAGATTCAAGAAAAATGATGTCCTCGGAGTCATGGGCACGTATCATTGAAAAAATAGATTCAACTTACAAGATAGCATTTACCGGCACAAGTTCCGAATCACCATTATTTTCAGATATAATAAGTCATATAAAAAGAGATACTGTTAACCTTATGGGAAAGCTAAGCATCAAGGAACTATATTTGCTTTATAAGAGAGCCGACTGTGTATATACGGTGGAATCACTAAGCGCCCATATAGCAGGATGCGCCGGTGTGAAAACGATAGTGTTTTGCGGGGGTATTAATGACATCACACAGTGGCGGCCTCTGGGTCATAACGTGGAAATTGTGAGGAAATCCTTAGACTGCTCACCGTGTTTAAGCGGCTGCGCTGATATGGATTGTATAAGGTTATGA
- the ligA gene encoding NAD-dependent DNA ligase LigA, with protein MSHMTQAKAEIEALVKELNYHSYRYYVLDNTEITDAQYDLMYGRLKELQSKHGYTPLDSPTERVGGKPLEKFEKAQHRVPMLSLDDTFSFEEALDFDRRVKRLLETTDDICYSVETKYDGLAVELSYEHGTLVRGSTRGDGFIGEDVTQNIKTIKTIPLKIQGAIVPDEIEIRGEIFMKRDDFVKLNELRQSLGDQPFANPRNAAAGAIRQLDPNITAQRKVQIACYGLGFVNSIPFSSQDGLVSWLRDNQFPTPHIFEVVPNIDKALDVVKHIGKIRESLPFDIDGAVIKVNDFKLRETLGARTKEPRWAIAFKYQAHRGVTKINEITVSVGRTGTLTPVAILSPVSIGGVTVSRSTLHNWDEIRRKDIRPGDTVIVERAGDVIPHVVEVLYRDSAERGAEFPAPSNCPVCGSDVVKEAADDEVTEAAAYRCIGLNCSAQAIGRLKHYVSRAAMNIEGFGKKTIEMFYEKGLLQSITDIYKLEAFKIYGLPGFAEKSVDNLFVSIDNSKKATLARFLYALGLRHAGEFVSKTLATRYKSIDELYHIKHEELVETEGLGDIIARSIAEFFNDEKNIQTIEEILSRGVMLTNPDYKSINGRQPGLFGAILPLNGLKFVITGTMPVERKRLEALISENGGKVTSAVSKETSYVIAGEKPGSKLDKATELNVKVITYEEFLNLLNK; from the coding sequence ATGAGTCACATGACACAAGCAAAAGCAGAAATAGAAGCGCTTGTAAAGGAGCTTAATTACCACTCATATAGATATTATGTGCTGGATAACACAGAGATTACCGATGCGCAGTATGATCTCATGTACGGCAGACTCAAAGAGCTTCAGTCAAAACACGGCTATACGCCTCTTGATTCGCCAACAGAGAGGGTAGGCGGCAAACCTCTGGAAAAATTTGAAAAAGCTCAGCACAGAGTTCCTATGCTCTCTCTTGACGATACGTTTTCATTTGAGGAGGCGCTGGATTTTGACAGACGTGTTAAGCGGCTGCTGGAGACCACAGATGACATTTGCTATAGTGTGGAGACTAAGTACGACGGACTTGCCGTTGAATTAAGTTATGAACATGGAACGCTTGTAAGAGGCTCAACCAGAGGGGATGGTTTTATTGGCGAGGATGTAACACAAAACATTAAAACTATAAAGACGATTCCTCTTAAAATACAGGGTGCTATTGTGCCGGATGAGATAGAAATCCGCGGAGAAATCTTTATGAAACGTGATGATTTCGTCAAACTAAACGAACTCCGGCAATCGCTGGGAGACCAGCCCTTTGCTAACCCTCGTAACGCCGCAGCAGGAGCCATAAGACAACTTGATCCCAACATCACGGCACAAAGAAAGGTTCAAATAGCCTGTTACGGTTTGGGGTTTGTCAATTCGATACCGTTTAGCTCACAGGATGGGCTTGTAAGTTGGCTTAGAGATAACCAATTTCCAACGCCGCATATTTTTGAAGTAGTGCCAAATATAGACAAGGCTCTGGATGTGGTTAAACACATTGGGAAAATACGCGAATCGCTGCCCTTTGATATAGATGGAGCCGTGATAAAGGTAAATGACTTTAAACTCAGAGAGACTCTGGGAGCGCGGACTAAAGAGCCGCGATGGGCAATAGCGTTTAAATATCAAGCGCACCGAGGGGTGACTAAAATAAATGAGATCACCGTTAGCGTAGGGCGCACTGGAACACTGACCCCTGTCGCCATTCTTAGTCCTGTTTCAATCGGAGGGGTTACCGTGTCGCGCTCAACTTTGCACAATTGGGATGAGATAAGACGAAAGGATATCCGCCCCGGTGATACGGTCATTGTGGAGCGTGCTGGGGATGTGATACCGCACGTTGTTGAGGTTTTATATCGTGACAGCGCCGAACGGGGTGCTGAGTTTCCAGCTCCTTCAAACTGCCCAGTGTGCGGCTCTGATGTGGTCAAAGAGGCAGCGGATGATGAGGTGACAGAAGCCGCAGCATATAGATGTATTGGGCTTAATTGCAGCGCTCAGGCTATTGGGCGACTTAAGCACTATGTGTCACGAGCAGCCATGAATATTGAAGGATTTGGTAAGAAAACAATTGAAATGTTTTATGAAAAAGGCCTGCTTCAGTCTATCACCGATATTTATAAATTAGAGGCTTTTAAAATCTATGGACTTCCCGGGTTTGCCGAAAAATCGGTAGATAATTTATTTGTATCAATTGACAACAGCAAAAAAGCAACCCTTGCACGGTTTCTCTATGCTCTTGGACTAAGACATGCCGGAGAGTTTGTCTCAAAGACCCTCGCAACGCGTTACAAAAGCATAGATGAGTTGTATCACATAAAGCATGAGGAGCTTGTTGAAACAGAAGGTCTTGGCGATATCATAGCAAGGAGCATTGCAGAGTTTTTTAATGACGAAAAAAACATACAAACTATAGAGGAAATCTTAAGCAGAGGCGTTATGCTGACTAATCCTGACTATAAATCCATTAATGGCAGGCAGCCCGGGCTTTTTGGCGCTATACTGCCATTAAATGGTTTGAAATTTGTAATAACCGGAACGATGCCTGTTGAGCGTAAGCGGCTTGAAGCGCTAATCTCAGAAAACGGCGGCAAAGTAACCTCAGCGGTATCCAAAGAGACCTCATACGTGATAGCCGGTGAAAAACCGGGCAGCAAACTTGACAAGGCAACAGAGCTTAACGTCAAAGTTATAACTTACGAGGAATTTCTCAATCTTTTGAACAAATAA
- a CDS encoding glycosyltransferase family 4 protein, translating into MTCNVSIDVRLIGSSGIGRYVSCLLKAISNRDDINLTFIGDKEKISPLLTNPDGQRIIHYTDSVFSMSEQLHILNLLPTECNLFFAPHFNIPIYPFKTIKRVVTIHDMFLLAYFHTLNTKQKLYSKVMLNTAASLSDRIITVSEFSKSEIVKYTKQPPSKIVTIRNGVDREMFKPCVDKSALKKLRERLNLPEKFILYVGNVKPHKNLMRLLKAFEMLLSEPDFKDLRLVIVGQTEGLRTSDKEFLRAVNENAKLSRHVLIKGVLSDDDLPYYYNLAAVTVHPSLYEGFGLPLVEAMASGSPVVCSNIPVMQEVCKGAARYVDPLKAESIAEGLREILTDDEFRVRMIKNGLKRAESFGWEQVSEQHVRVFKEIVNKKDAREY; encoded by the coding sequence ATGACTTGTAATGTTTCCATAGATGTTCGCCTAATCGGCTCCTCTGGGATAGGACGATATGTCTCTTGCCTTTTAAAAGCAATATCTAACCGTGATGATATCAATCTTACCTTTATTGGCGACAAGGAAAAAATCTCTCCTCTTTTAACTAACCCCGATGGTCAAAGGATAATTCACTACACCGATTCCGTGTTCAGCATGAGTGAGCAGCTCCATATACTCAACCTGCTCCCTACTGAGTGTAATCTGTTTTTTGCACCCCATTTTAATATACCAATTTATCCATTCAAAACCATTAAGCGTGTTGTCACTATTCATGACATGTTTTTGCTGGCCTATTTTCACACACTCAATACAAAACAGAAGCTATACTCCAAAGTTATGTTAAACACGGCAGCCTCCCTTTCGGATAGAATCATTACAGTGTCTGAGTTTTCAAAATCTGAGATAGTAAAATACACAAAACAGCCGCCCTCTAAGATAGTTACCATACGAAACGGCGTGGACAGGGAGATGTTTAAGCCGTGTGTGGATAAGTCAGCTTTGAAAAAACTTCGAGAGCGGTTAAACCTGCCCGAGAAATTTATTCTATATGTGGGAAATGTAAAGCCGCATAAAAATCTGATGAGGCTGCTTAAAGCATTTGAGATGCTTCTTTCCGAACCTGACTTCAAAGACTTAAGGCTTGTCATAGTTGGTCAGACAGAGGGTTTACGGACGTCTGATAAGGAGTTTCTGAGAGCGGTTAACGAGAACGCAAAGCTAAGCAGGCATGTCTTAATTAAAGGCGTTTTAAGTGACGATGATTTACCGTATTATTATAATCTTGCCGCAGTAACTGTGCATCCGTCCCTTTACGAGGGATTTGGGCTTCCGCTTGTTGAGGCAATGGCATCCGGCTCTCCCGTAGTCTGTTCAAACATACCGGTTATGCAGGAGGTATGTAAGGGGGCTGCACGATACGTTGACCCGCTTAAGGCAGAAAGTATCGCCGAGGGGTTAAGGGAAATACTTACGGATGATGAGTTCAGAGTGCGTATGATTAAAAACGGACTTAAACGTGCGGAATCCTTTGGCTGGGAGCAAGTCTCAGAGCAGCACGTAAGGGTTTTTAAGGAAATAGTCAACAAAAAAGACGCAAGAGAGTATTAA
- a CDS encoding flippase has product MALLRNISFLTASQITEKVLSLLIIVFITRKLGAAEFGLYSLTMSFVALFYYFYDGGLQTFLIKEVGKNRAIERGYLNRIITLRVILCVFAAIISLITAYASGYGAQEFYGILIFSLATAFVYTSSILRAPFMGIEKMEVESGLTITFRFLSAVGILLLLVMGVKMPHLMLPYLLSGIVVMLMSVFIFKRYFHNYTADGGSIKMLTILRKSIPFALAAFMGEVLFNIDKVILAKYETLSTVGLYNGAYKIVIVGMFIPSGLTMAAFPKMANLWAAKRNAIGDFINQLTKPLLTLGLCISFIAAVNSTEVIALLFGAKFSESAQILKYLIWIVPAVFLSHLTDIVLQATERQWFACVSMTVAVTANVILNIFLIPVLHGLGSAYAALIAVYSVLIARMYIINRDTSGAFNLMLYLKLILITLTCGTLCYIIKGFLPWIAEAAVGATMFFLLTYITGCVTKEDIRFIKEIRKRKN; this is encoded by the coding sequence ATGGCGCTGCTAAGAAACATATCATTCCTTACAGCCTCACAAATAACAGAAAAGGTGTTAAGTCTGCTGATTATTGTCTTTATTACACGTAAACTCGGCGCTGCGGAATTTGGTCTGTACTCGCTTACAATGTCTTTTGTCGCTCTGTTTTACTATTTTTATGACGGCGGGCTTCAGACATTTTTAATTAAAGAGGTTGGAAAAAATAGAGCAATTGAGAGAGGATATTTAAATAGAATCATTACCTTACGGGTTATTCTGTGTGTGTTTGCAGCAATCATCTCTCTCATTACGGCTTATGCAAGTGGATATGGCGCACAGGAGTTTTATGGAATATTGATTTTTTCACTTGCAACGGCATTTGTCTATACCTCTTCAATTCTGAGAGCGCCGTTTATGGGAATTGAGAAAATGGAGGTAGAAAGCGGTTTAACAATTACATTTAGATTTTTAAGCGCTGTAGGGATTTTACTGCTTCTTGTGATGGGCGTAAAAATGCCTCATCTGATGCTTCCCTATCTGCTTTCCGGTATCGTCGTTATGCTTATGTCTGTGTTTATTTTTAAACGGTATTTTCATAATTATACGGCAGATGGCGGCAGTATTAAAATGTTGACAATTTTAAGAAAATCCATACCGTTTGCTTTGGCCGCCTTCATGGGCGAGGTGCTTTTTAATATTGACAAGGTTATACTTGCAAAGTATGAAACTCTTTCCACCGTTGGGTTATATAATGGAGCCTACAAGATAGTTATTGTCGGCATGTTTATCCCAAGCGGTTTAACGATGGCGGCATTTCCAAAGATGGCAAACCTGTGGGCGGCAAAACGGAACGCTATAGGAGATTTCATTAATCAGCTGACTAAACCGCTTCTGACTCTGGGCTTATGTATATCTTTTATCGCTGCTGTAAACTCAACCGAGGTTATAGCATTGTTATTTGGCGCTAAATTTTCGGAAAGCGCCCAAATACTAAAATATCTTATATGGATAGTGCCGGCAGTTTTTCTTAGTCATCTTACGGACATAGTGCTTCAGGCAACGGAGCGGCAGTGGTTTGCGTGTGTTTCCATGACAGTAGCTGTAACAGCGAATGTGATATTAAATATTTTTCTGATACCGGTATTGCATGGCCTTGGGAGCGCTTATGCCGCACTCATTGCCGTTTACAGCGTTCTTATCGCACGGATGTATATCATTAACAGAGATACAAGCGGCGCTTTTAATCTGATGCTATATCTGAAACTCATCCTGATAACGCTTACGTGCGGCACACTGTGTTATATTATTAAGGGATTTTTGCCGTGGATAGCGGAGGCTGCCGTTGGGGCTACGATGTTTTTTTTACTGACATATATTACCGGGTGTGTGACTAAAGAGGATATAAGGTTTATTAAGGAAATTAGGAAGAGAAAGAATTAA
- a CDS encoding methyl-accepting chemotaxis protein, whose protein sequence is MLILAMGDDDKYKRSPLVANFGTVVALVIGGALVLLVITSIIVAKYTGIHDGSEVTFSNKSVIAFFVVFLSYGFVAIFLVMLFTYRILSPFSRLITEMQAIVAGDLSKRLFLRGRDVYLIKNFVTDVNTVVDNLQTMHTLKDDLIKQIDSEGQQIISMLNNHPTLDEETKNAVFLYHEKVTTIVKGTEESAVTPPDLGTKSDT, encoded by the coding sequence ATGTTAATATTGGCTATGGGCGATGATGACAAGTATAAGCGTTCACCTTTAGTCGCAAACTTTGGCACAGTTGTTGCTCTGGTTATCGGGGGCGCTCTGGTCTTATTGGTTATAACATCCATAATAGTAGCTAAATACACAGGCATACATGACGGTTCTGAGGTTACTTTCAGCAATAAGAGCGTTATAGCGTTTTTTGTTGTGTTTTTGAGTTATGGGTTTGTTGCTATTTTTCTTGTTATGCTTTTTACCTACAGGATTTTAAGCCCGTTTAGCAGACTTATAACAGAAATGCAGGCAATCGTTGCAGGGGATCTGTCAAAACGACTATTCTTAAGGGGCAGGGATGTGTATCTTATCAAGAATTTTGTGACAGATGTAAATACTGTGGTTGACAACTTGCAAACTATGCACACCCTGAAGGATGATCTGATAAAACAGATAGACTCTGAAGGGCAGCAAATAATTTCCATGTTAAATAATCATCCTACACTTGATGAGGAAACGAAAAACGCTGTGTTTTTATATCACGAAAAAGTAACTACTATTGTCAAAGGCACTGAGGAATCTGCTGTAACTCCCCCAGACTTAGGCACTAAGTCTGATACTTAG
- the pyrR gene encoding bifunctional pyr operon transcriptional regulator/uracil phosphoribosyltransferase PyrR produces the protein MKRELLNKQDIARVLLRIAHEIAERNKGCEGLCLVGIQRGGVDLAGRLAEAIKNIENTVVPVAAIDISFYRDDLNIKKTHPIVKKTEMPFDINDKKIVLVDDVIYTGRSIRAALDALMDFGRPAQVQLAVLIDRGHRELPIRPDYVGKNIPTSKTEQIKVLLIERGHDKDAVVIQRVE, from the coding sequence ATGAAACGTGAGCTTTTAAATAAACAAGATATTGCAAGAGTTCTGCTGCGCATAGCGCATGAGATAGCAGAAAGAAATAAGGGTTGTGAAGGGCTATGTCTGGTGGGGATTCAACGCGGCGGGGTTGATTTGGCAGGACGGCTTGCCGAGGCGATAAAAAATATTGAAAACACGGTTGTGCCGGTTGCTGCCATTGATATATCCTTTTACCGTGATGATCTAAATATCAAAAAAACTCACCCGATTGTTAAAAAAACCGAGATGCCGTTTGATATAAATGACAAAAAAATCGTTCTTGTTGACGACGTCATATATACGGGGCGCTCAATACGCGCGGCACTGGACGCCCTCATGGACTTTGGTCGTCCTGCTCAAGTGCAGCTTGCCGTCCTCATTGATAGAGGGCACAGAGAGCTTCCAATAAGACCTGATTATGTCGGGAAAAACATTCCAACCTCTAAAACTGAACAGATAAAAGTTCTCCTCATTGAGCGCGGTCATGACAAGGATGCCGTAGTGATTCAAAGGGTTGAATGA
- a CDS encoding helix-turn-helix domain-containing protein, protein MNISEEIDSFFEIEEIRAELTKGPEFYTIDEIAKMLRMSYITMYRLVEIGDIAASKVAGRWRIAKSALQYYLESRHPFNMDD, encoded by the coding sequence ATGAACATTTCAGAGGAGATTGATTCTTTTTTTGAGATTGAGGAAATTAGGGCGGAGTTAACAAAGGGACCGGAGTTTTACACTATTGATGAGATAGCTAAGATGCTGAGGATGAGTTATATAACCATGTACCGGCTTGTTGAGATAGGCGACATAGCGGCATCCAAAGTAGCCGGCAGATGGCGGATAGCAAAAAGCGCTTTACAGTATTATCTTGAAAGCCGCCATCCGTTCAATATGGATGATTAA
- a CDS encoding tetratricopeptide repeat protein, which yields MLALKDNLLKWMPPIAVLVSIAGIYFQVVHFDFINYDDPVYVTNNPLVLNGFTLNSFLQAFKTMTNGYWSPLVDISNMLAVSMCGLKAYGHHLINVVIHAAASIVLFYVIQGLFKTTGVSLFTALAFATHPMHVESVAWISERKDVLYALFFFISILLYMYYVKKPSVLKYLLILVAFIFSLISKPMAVSLPFVLLLFDIYPLERFKGSADRLTIIYEKIPFFLLSAIISVVTYIAQKSSGAVDTVTPIALSIRLSNAVTSLIKYISKLFFPVNMSILYPYDVNIALWKVLVCVILSAGITFVALYDFLKKRRPYIFIGWFFYLVTVAPVIGIVQSGAQSMADRYTYVPYVGLFIIIACLVSELTVRFRRYRVTAILAIIAMMLISYKQISYWRNSETILRHSISVTENNYILYNNLADTLLRQWKISEAVNNYSAAISIKPDFADSRAGIGITYMYAGNTEKALENLNLALQLNSRCIEAYMGLGTIMSSRGQFEAAFQYFNKALTISPNSALLRYNLGITYFYTGKPKEALENLNLALQLNPYDAKTYFYIGNVYASTGKLTEAENAYRKALQLQPNYPDAMVNLGNVLIYERRFDEAVNVFTAALSVSPVSVEAYNGLGSALMLKGDIQRAIEAFQKAVSIRPDFKDALTNLEIAKKRAEGGSR from the coding sequence ATGTTAGCGCTCAAAGATAACCTTTTAAAGTGGATGCCGCCAATTGCAGTATTGGTTTCCATAGCCGGAATCTATTTTCAGGTTGTGCATTTTGATTTTATTAACTACGATGACCCTGTTTATGTCACAAATAATCCTCTTGTATTGAATGGCTTTACGCTGAATAGCTTTTTACAAGCCTTTAAGACAATGACCAACGGCTATTGGTCGCCGCTTGTGGATATTTCCAATATGCTGGCTGTTTCTATGTGTGGTTTAAAGGCTTACGGACATCATCTTATTAACGTTGTCATTCATGCGGCAGCATCAATCGTGTTGTTTTATGTCATTCAGGGATTATTTAAGACTACAGGTGTTAGTTTATTTACGGCTCTTGCCTTTGCAACACACCCAATGCATGTTGAGTCGGTTGCATGGATTTCAGAGCGAAAAGACGTGTTGTATGCACTGTTTTTTTTTATTTCCATATTGCTTTATATGTATTATGTCAAAAAACCGTCAGTCTTGAAATATCTTTTGATACTAGTTGCCTTTATCTTTTCTTTAATCTCAAAACCTATGGCTGTATCGCTGCCATTTGTTCTGCTCCTATTTGATATATATCCGCTGGAGAGATTTAAAGGCAGTGCTGACAGGCTCACTATAATCTATGAGAAAATTCCTTTTTTCCTCTTATCTGCAATTATTTCCGTTGTAACCTACATAGCACAGAAAAGCTCAGGAGCTGTTGACACTGTTACACCGATTGCTCTATCAATACGGCTTAGCAATGCTGTGACCTCGCTTATTAAGTACATCTCAAAACTCTTCTTTCCTGTAAACATGTCTATTCTATACCCATACGATGTTAACATTGCACTTTGGAAAGTGCTGGTTTGCGTAATTCTGTCAGCGGGAATAACATTTGTAGCCCTGTATGATTTTCTGAAAAAGAGACGTCCATACATTTTTATCGGCTGGTTTTTTTATTTAGTGACAGTGGCGCCGGTTATTGGTATCGTTCAGTCGGGTGCTCAGTCTATGGCAGACAGATACACGTATGTGCCCTATGTTGGGCTGTTTATAATAATTGCCTGCCTTGTGTCAGAGCTAACGGTGAGATTTAGAAGGTATCGTGTCACAGCCATACTTGCTATCATTGCCATGATGTTAATTTCGTACAAACAAATTTCTTACTGGAGAAACTCTGAGACAATTTTAAGGCATAGTATTTCGGTAACAGAAAATAATTATATTTTATACAACAACTTAGCCGATACATTGCTAAGACAGTGGAAAATTTCTGAGGCTGTGAACAATTACTCGGCGGCAATTTCTATAAAGCCTGACTTTGCCGACTCCAGAGCAGGCATCGGAATTACATATATGTATGCGGGAAACACGGAAAAAGCTCTGGAAAACTTAAACCTTGCTTTACAGTTAAACTCAAGGTGCATAGAAGCATACATGGGGCTTGGCACTATAATGTCATCACGGGGGCAGTTTGAGGCGGCGTTTCAGTATTTTAACAAGGCGTTGACTATATCGCCAAACTCAGCCCTGCTTCGCTACAACCTTGGGATAACGTATTTTTATACGGGAAAACCGAAAGAGGCACTGGAGAACTTGAACCTTGCTTTGCAGTTAAACCCATATGACGCAAAAACGTACTTCTATATCGGGAATGTTTATGCCTCAACCGGTAAATTAACGGAGGCTGAGAACGCCTATCGAAAAGCTCTACAATTGCAGCCTAACTACCCTGACGCAATGGTTAATCTTGGCAATGTGCTTATTTACGAAAGACGGTTTGATGAGGCGGTTAATGTCTTTACGGCAGCTTTAAGTGTGTCTCCTGTATCGGTAGAAGCTTATAATGGGTTGGGAAGCGCCCTTATGCTAAAAGGTGATATACAGCGGGCAATAGAAGCCTTTCAAAAAGCTGTCTCAATCAGGCCGGATTTTAAGGACGCTCTCACAAATCTTGAAATTGCAAAGAAAAGGGCTGAGGGGGGCAGCAGATGA